In the Planctomycetota bacterium genome, GGAGCTTCAGGAGCCCGTTGATCAGGAACCCCGCCAGGGGAAGCGCGGGGATCAGCCAGAGCCATCCGCTCATCCCTGGAGGCTCCTCAGATCACCCGCGTCCACGGTCTTTCGCCCCCGGAAGACGGCGATCAGGATCGCCAGCCCCACGGCGACCTCGGCGGCCGCCACGCCCATCACCATG is a window encoding:
- a CDS encoding NADH-quinone oxidoreductase subunit K, producing MVMGVAAAEVAVGLAILIAVFRGRKTVDAGDLRSLQG